The region ATGGAAATTATCAATGAGCTGGAGCCGGTGAAGCGCGGCGTTTACGGCGGCGCAGTGGGCTACCTCGGTTTCAACGGCCAGATGGATACCGCCATCGCCATCCGTACTGCGGTGATCAAAGACGAGCGCGTTTACGTGCAAGTGGGCGCCGGCGTGGTGGCTGACTCGGTGCCGCGTTTGGAGTGGGAAGAGACCATGAACAAAGGCCGTGCGGTGTTCACCGCCATCAACATGGCGCTGTCCGGTTTGCGGGTGGCCCAGCCTGGAGAGCGCGCATGATCCGGGTGCTGATGATCGACAACTACGACAGCTTCACCTACAACCTGGTGCAGTATTTCATGGAGCTCGGCGCCGAGGTGCTGGTGCACCGTAACGACGCGATCTCGTTGGCCGAGATCGAGGCGCTGGCGCCGGACCGGCTGGTGATTTCCCCCGGTCCCTGCACCCCCAACGAAGCCGGCATCTCGCTGGCGGCGATCAAACAGTTCGCCGGCCAGCTGCCGATTCTTGGTGTCTGCCTGGGCCACCAGAGCATTGGCCAGGCGTTTGGCGGCAAGGTGGTACGCGCGGGGCAAGTGATGCACGGCAAGACCTCCGCCATTCATCACACCGGCGTGGGCGTGTTCCGCAACCTGCCGACGCCGTTCACCGCCACCCGTTATCATTCGCTGGTGGTGGAGCAGGCGAGTTTGCCGGACTGTTTGGAAGTGACCGCTTGGACCTGCCATGAAGACGGCAGCCGCGAAGAGATCATGGGGCTGCGGCACCGTGAACTGGACATCGAGGGCGTGCAGTACCATCCCGAATCAATTCTGTCGGAGCACGGCCACGCGCAGTTGCGCAATTTTCTTGAGCGCTAACGCGCTGCTATAGGGGACAAGCCATGGACATCAGTCGCGCCATCGCCCAAGCGGTGGAAAACATTGACCTCAGCCGCGAAGAAATGCAGGCGGTAATGCGCCAGATCATGACCGGCGGCGCCACCGAGGCGCAGATTGCTGGATTCCTGGTGGCGCTGCGCATGAAAAGCGAATCGGTGGATGAAATCACCGGCGCGGTGGAAGTGATGCGTGAGCTGGTGCTGCCGGTGGCGGTGGACGGCCTCGATTACTTGGTCGACATCGTCGGGACCGGTGGCGATGGCGCCAATCTGTTCAACTGCTCGTCCGGCTCGGCATTCGTAGCCGCCGCCGCTGGCTGTCGCGTGGCCAAACACGGCAATCGCAAGGTCAGCTCCAAGAGCGGCTCGGCGGATGTGTTGGAAGCAGCCGGCATTGAGCTGGACCTGACGCCGGAACAAATTGCCCGCTGTGTGCGCGAAGTCGGTGTCGGTTTCATGTTCGCGCCGCAGCACCACACCGCGATGAAGCACACCGCCAATCCGCGCCGCGACCTTGGCATCCGCACGTTGCTGAACATCCTCGGCCCGATGACCAACCCGGCCGGCGTCAAACGTCAGGTGATCGGCGTGTTCACCCACAAACTATGCCGGCCGATGGCGGAAGTGTTGGGCCGCCTCGGCGCTGAGCATGTGATGGTGGTGCACGGCGCCGATGGCCTTGATGAAATCAGCTTGGCTGGCCGCACCAAGGTGGCCGAGTACAAGCACGGCACGCTGACTGAATACGAAATCACCCCGGAAGATGTGGGGTTGGAATCTGCCTCGTTGGTGGGCCTCGATGTGGCCGATGCGGCATCCTCCCTGGCGTTGATCCGTGATGCCTTCGGCAAGCGCAAATCCCGCAACGCCGAGAAGGCTGCGGACATGATGGCACTCAACGCCGGCGCCGCCATTTATGTGGCCGGCGTCACTGGCACGCTGCGCGATGGTGTGCGCATGGCCGAAGACCTGGTGCACAACGGCGAGGCCGCGGAACGCCTGCGCGATGTGGCCAAGTTCACTGAATTTCTCAAGCGGAGCGCATCATGAGCGTGCAACAGACCGGCACCGTGCTGGACCGTATCCTGCTGCGTAAGCAGGAAGAAGTGGCCGCCTGCCGTGCCGCGCGCCCGTTGCTGCAGGTGCAAGAGGCCGCGGTGGTGGCCAATGAACAACTGCCGGTGCGTGGCTTTGCTGCGGCATTGAGCGCCAAAGTGGCCGCCGGCCAGCCGGCGGTGATTGCCGAAATCAAAAAAGCGTCGCCTTCCAAGGGCGTGATCCGTGCTGATTTTGATCCGCCGCTGATTGCCGCCCAATACGAGCAAGGCGGTGCCGCCTGTTTGTCGGTGCTCACCGATCGCGACTTTTTCCAGGGCGAGGATGCGTTCTTGCAGCAGGCACGGGCGGCCTGCTCATTGCCGGTGCTGCGCAAGGATTTCACCATCGACGCCTATCAGATTTGGGAAGCGCGGGCGTTGGGCGCTGACTGCGTGCTGCTGATTGCCGCCGCGCTGTCCGATGAACTGATGGCGTCGCTCTACGAGACCGCGGTGGCAGCGGGGCTGGACGCGCTGATCGAAGTGCACACCGCCGAGGAAATGGAGCGCGCGCTGCAATTGCCGGCGCCGCTAATCGGCATCAACAACCGCGACCTGCACAGCTTCGAGGTGTCGCTGGATGTGACCTTGGCGCTGCAGCAGCAGGTGCCGGCGGACCGCCAACTGGTCACCGAAAGCGGCATTCTCAATGCTGACGATGTGGCGCGGATGCGCGCTGCCGGTATTGATCGCTTTTTGGTTGGCGAGGCGTTCATGCGGGCGCCGCAGCCGGGCGACGCCTTGGCCACGCTGTTCCGCTGACATAAAAAACGGCACTCCAAGGAGTGCCGTTTGGTCGCTGTCGGAGCGGCGTGCGATCAGCGCGCCGGCGGTGCAACCTGGTTCATCTGCACCTTGATTTCCTTCTCTTTCTTGTCCGCGGTGTAACCTTCCACGGAAATGTGGCCACGCTTGGAGACATCAATGCTCTCGAAGCTGACCAGACCGTTGGCGGCCGCTGCCCGCAGGGTGTTTTGCAGGGCATCGTGGCTCAGGCCGTACGGGTCTTTCTTCTCTTTGCGCTTTTCGCCTACCTTGTCGCCGGTGGCGGAGAACTGCACTTCAGCGTAGGTGGTTGCGTCCACCCAGCCTTCGATCTCGGCGCTCATATCGTCGTCGATGTCGATTTCGGTGTAGTAGGTGAAGCCATATTCGTTGGCCTTCTGGATCAGAGCCTTCAGTTGGTCGGCGTTCATTTCAGCGTGGGCAGAGGCGCCGCCGAATACCAGTGCAGCGGTGATCACGGGCAAGGAAAGCTTCTTCAACATGGTTGCTATCTCCTGAATGGGGTCTTCACCAGATCCGTTCTGGCGTGGTAACCAGTGTGCAAACTGCTCGCCGCCACGTCTTTGAAAGTTCGTAATATGGGCGCGCTTTGACAAAATTTTGGTTCCCGGAGAAACACTTATGCCATCGCGCATTACCGGTTTTCGGCAGGATGAAGAAGGCCATTGGGTGGTGTTGCTGAGCTGTGGGCACAGTCAGCATGTGCGTCATCAGCCACCATTCAGTGAGCGGCCGTGGGTGCTGGATGCCGAGCAGCGCGCGGCGAAAGTGGGGGCGGTGTTTGACTGCGGCTGGTGCCGGCAGCAGAAATGAAACAGGCGCCGTGGGCGCCTGTCATGGAAACGGTGACGCGGGCGGGGTCAGCGAGTGCCGTAGACCACCATGGTTTTGCCTTTCACCGAAACCAATCCCTGTTCTTCCAGATTTTTCAGCACCCGGCCGACCATCTCGCGGGAGCAGCCGACAATGCGGCCGATCTCTTGGCGCGTGACCTTGATCTGCATGCCGTCTGGATGGGTCATCGCATCAGGTTGCTTGCACAGGTCGAGCAGAGTGCCCGCCACGCGGCCGGTGACATCGAGGAACGCCAAGTCGCCTACTTTACGGGTGGTGGCACGCAGGCGGCCGGCGATCTGAGCCGAGACCGTGAACAGAATGTCGGCGTCTTCACGCGCCAGCTGGCGGAATTTGCTGTAGCTGATTTCAGCCACTTCACATTCGGTTTTTGCTTTCACCCACGCTGAGCGGCTGGGCTCGGCTTCGAACAGCCCCATCTCACCGAAGAAGTCGCCCTCATTGAGGTAGGCCATGATCATCTCGCGGCCGTCGTCATCTTCAATCATCACCGTCACGGAGCCCTTGAGCACAAAATAGAGCGCATCTGACTCGTCGCCGGCGTAGATGATGGTGCTTTTCGCCGGATACTTGCGACGGTGGCAGTGAGCCAGGAAATTTTCCAGATTAGGAATAATTTTGTTGCTGGGATCCGACATGGGCCAAGTTCATCGTAGGGTTGGTTAACAAGGTTAAATAGGTAAAACGCCTGACAAAGCGGTCCGATAGTGCCCTTTTTTGGCGCCTGTGCCAAGGCGAGGACAGTGAGGATGCTAACTGGGGCACACCGCCCAAGGCCAGCGCCGCGGCGGGGAAAGCCTTGCCGGTCCTGCAGCAGCCTCTGCGGCGCCCGTAGCAGCGGGCGCTAGGGCCGGTAATGCGTGCCGTTTTCAGGGTATGGCCCCGGCAGGGGTTGTGATACTCTGCGCCCCCTTGACGGGAGGACGAACCATGCGTGCGACCATTCGCTGGCAAGGCAATGTGTGTTTTGAGGCGGAGTCCGGCTCCGGCCACCGGATTTTGGTCGATGGACCACCGGATCATGGCGGTGAGAACCGTGGACCGCGCCCGATGGAAACCCTGTTGCTGGGTTTGGGTGGTTGCGCCTCCTTTGATGTGGTGCACATCCTGCGCAAGTCCCGTCAGGACATCACCGACTGCCGTTGTGAGATTGACGCGCAGCGGGCAGAAGACGAAATCCCGGCGGTGTTCACCCACATCCGCCTGCATTTCGTCGTCACCGGCCGCAACCTGAAACAGAATCAGGTGAAGCGGGCGGTAGAGCTGTCAGCCGAGAAGTACTGTTCGGCGTCCATCATGTTTGGACGTGCCGGAGTACAGATCGAGCACAGCTATGAAGTGGTGGAGGCCGCGTAATGGCGGCCCGGCCAACACCCCTCGGGGGCCTGCGCCATGTGGCGCTGTTTGTGCGCGATCTCGCTGCCTGTGAGCACTTCTATGTGGAGTTGCTGGGCATGGCAGTGGAGTGGCGCCCGGATCCGGACAACGTCTATCTTTGTTCGGGCTGTGACAATCTGGCGCTGCATACCTGGGAAGGCGAATCCTTCCCGCAGCCGCAGCGACTGGATCACATAGGCTTCATCATCGACCGCATTGAAGATGTGGACGCATGGTTCACGTTCCTGAAAGAGCAGGGCGTGACGATGAGGAAGGAACCCAAGACCCATCGTGATGGGGCGCGGAGTTTCTACTGTCTGGACCCGGAAGGTGTGCTGGTGCAAATGATTTACCACCCGCCGATTTCCGGAGCCCGATTCGTTGGCAACGTGTGACTGCGTACGGCGCAGAGGAAAGGTAGACCGAGGTGAGAGAACTGAACCCGAAGATCCGGCTGCATGGTTTCAACAACCTGACGAAATCGCTCAGCTTCAACATCTTTGACATTAGTTATGCCAAGACGGAGCAGCATCGTCAGGAGTACATCGAATATATCGATGAGCTCTACAACGCTGAGCGTCTCACCGAAATTCTCACCAATGTGACCAAAATCATTGGTGCCAATATCTTGAACGTTGCCCGGCAGGACTATGACCCGCAGGGGGCTTCCGTGACCATGCTGATCGCGGAACACGAGTCACCGCCGTCGGATCCGGACTTCGATGAGGAAGCCCCGGGGCCGCTGCCGGACACCATCGTGGCCCACTTGGACAAGAGTCACGTGACGGTGCACACCTATCCGGAGTCGCACCCGGACAACGGCATTTCCACCTTCCGGGTGGACGTGGACGTGTCCACCTGCGGGGTGATTTCACCGCTGCGGGCGCTGAACTACCTGATTCACAGCTTTGATTCCGACATCGTTACCGTCGATTACCGCGTGCGCGGCATGACCCGGGACGTAGACGGCCAGAAGCATTACATCGATCACGACATCACCTCGATCCAGAACTTCCTCACCGAGGATACCCAGAACGAGTACCAGATGATCGACGTGAACGTGTACCAAGAGAACATTTTCCACACCAAGATGCTGCTCAAGGACTTCGACATCGACAACTATCTGTTCGGTGCCGGAGCGGATGAGTTCAGCGCCGAAGAGCTGGAAGAGATCAAAGGCCGCTTGCACAAGGAAATGCTGGAGATCTTCTACTCCCGCAACCTGGACTGAGCTGGTCTGGAAACACAAAAAAGCCGACGCATGCGTCGGCTTTTTTGATGCCCGCCGATCAGGCGGCGGCGGTTTCGGTGATGTCGATGCCGGCCAATTTCAGCGGCACCGGCTGGGCCAGGCTGTCGCCCACCGGGCAGTGACGTTCGAGGTGGGCAATCAGCGCATCAACGTTGGCGCGCGGGGACGGGGTGCTGATCTGGAAGCGATAGCGGATCTCGCCGTAGCCGGGGCGCACCGGCGCTTTGCCGAAGAAGCCATCCAGATCCAGATCGCCTTCTACTTCCACGCGAAAGTCATCCAGCTGCACCTTGAACTGACGCGCGTAGACCCGCGCCACGATCGCCTGACAGGCGCCCAGCGCGCCCAGCAGTGCTTCCACCGGATTCATGCCGGTGTCGGTGCCGCCGAGTTCGGCCGGCTCATCGATAGCGAGGGAAAATTGCCGGGCGCTGACGTCAACGCGGGTGCCGGCTTGAAGCTGCGCGCTGGCGCGGAACTGCTGAAGGGCCATGGGACTGCCTACTCCTGAACATGATCGGGGGTGAACGAATCAGGCAGGCAGTATAGGGAATGAAAAAGCCGTCCATTAGACGGCTTTGTTCTAGGCTTATGCGCGCTTCACAGGCGATAGGTGGAGAACGTCATCACCTTGCTGAGGGTGGACATCAGCCGCCGCACCGGCCCCGGCAACTCAGCACCGCCGGCTTCTTTGGCGGTCATCGCATGGCGCAGTTCGTCTTCACGCATCTGACTGAGGATGGCGCGGCTGCGCTCATCTTCCTGTGGCAGTTGCGCGAGATGGCTGTCCAAGTGGCGTACCACTTGGCGTTCGGTTTCGGTGACAAACCCCAGCGACCAACGATCGCCGATCAGGCCGGCCAGCGCCCCGATACTGAATGACATGCCATAGAACAGCGGGTTGAGACGGCTCGGACGGCTGCCGAGTTCGCGGATGCGTTCTTCGCACCAGGCCAAGTGGTCCTCTTCCTCGCGCGCGGCTTCTTCCATCGCTTGGCGCACGTGCGGCAGGCTGGCGGTGGTGGCCTGACCTTGGTACAGCGCCTGGGCACAGACCTCACCGGTATGATTGATGCGCATCAGACCGGCAATGTGGCGCGCCTGATGGTTGTCGGCCGGGGTGCTGGCTTGTTGGCGGTGCACCGCCGGGCTGGGGCGGCCGCTGCGGGCGGCGCCCGGGGTCAGCGTGCGCAGGGCGTTGTCGGCGCTGGACAGCAGGTGATCAAGGGGGCTCATGCGGCGACCCGCAGACTCGGACATGGTCACTCTCCGTTGTCAGGACGGCTCATGATAAGCCTGATTCGTCGGGGGCATAAGCTGCGCTGCCCTCCGTCGGGCTGAATTGGACAATAGTGCGGCGCAGCACATCCAGCTCGATCGGTTTGGCGATGTGGGCGTTCATGCCGGCGCCGAGGCTGCGTTCGCGGTGTTCGCGCAAAATATGGGCGGTGAGCGCAATGATCGGCACCGGCTTGCGTCCTTGCTCGCGCTCCCAGCTGCGCAGCGCGCGGGCGGCTTCGAAGCCGTCCATGTCCGGCATCTCGCAATCCATCAAGATCATGTCGTAACGACCACGCTGCATGGCGTCCACCGCTTCGCGGCCATTCGACACGATGTGGGCATCGAGGCCGAGCTTAGCCAGCATGCCGCGAATCACTTTCTGGCTGAGCTGGTGGTCTTCCGCCACCAGCAGTCGCAGGCCGGGGTCCGGCAGTCGACTGTCTTGTTCCGCCTCCGGCTGCTGGGTAGCACTGGCGGCGCCGAGCAAGCCGGCCAGGGTCTCACGCAGCACCGCGCCGGACACCGGTTTGAGCAGCACGCCATGGATGCCGATGCTGCGCGCGGTGATTTCTGAGCCGCTGTCGTTAACGCCGGTGAGCATCAGCAGCCGCGGCGAGGGGTGCACCTGCGGGTCTTCGAGGATGCGGGCGGCCAGTTGCAGGCCACTCATGCCGGGCAAGTTCTGGTCCAGCAGCACCAGGTCGTAGGGATCATCCAGATTGATCTGGCTGCGCAGGCTCGCCAGCGCTTCGCGTGGGTCGTGGCAGGCGGTGACGCGCATGCCCCACGACAACGCCTGCTGGCGGATCACGCGGGTAACGGTGCTGGAGTCATCCACCACCAGCAGCGAGCGGTCTTGCAGCAGACGGTAATCAGCGCCGGCGCGGGCCGGTTGCTCCACCGCCGGCAGTGACAGCGTGAACCACAGCGCCACCCCGGTACGGCCGTGGCGCAGCCCGCAGCGCCCGCCGAGGATGTCCACCAGTTGCCGGGCGATGGTCAAGCCGAGCGCCGCGCTGTCCTGCAGCGCGTCATCCTGCGCGGACACCAAGGGCGCGAACGGCGCTTCGTGCACGCCGAGGGCAGAGCCTTCTAACTCGAAGCGCAGTTCATCCAGCTGGCCGGTGGGGGCGCGGGAAATATCCAACAGCAACTCGCCGGGCTGGGCGTGGCGGATGCCGGCGCCGATCACGTTGATCAGGATCTGCTTCAGCCGGCCGGGGTCGCCGGCCACCCGCAGTGCCACATTGGAGTGCACGTGGGCAATCAGCTCCACCTGCTTCTCGGCAGCACGCTCGCGGAACAACTCCACTGCTTCCATCACCCGTTCTTGCAGGTCGAAATGCACTTGCTCGACTTCGGTGTGACCGTGTTCCAGCCGGGCGTATTCCACCACATCATTGAGCATGCGCAGTAGGCTGCCGCCGGCGGTTTCGATCGCTTGCACGCAGTCGCGCTGGTTTGGTGTCAGCGGTGTGTCCTGCAGGATTTCGGCCATGCCAAGAATGCCGCTCATCGGCGTGCGGATCTCATGGCTGAGCCGCGACAGGGTATCGCTGCGCGCGCGCCAAGTGGCTTTGGACAGCGCTTCGGCTTGCTCGTCCAGCAGGTGGCGGCGCAGGTCTTGGCGAGACTTGTCGGCCAGCCCCACGGCGAACAGCAGCGCCTCGAACACGCCGCCGATCATCACTGCCATGGCGGCGTTCAATTCCAGCGGCACCACGCCAAAGGTAATCAGCACCATGCACAGCACCGCGGTCAGCAGCGGCAACCGTGCCAGCAAGTAGAGGCCGGCGCCGGGCACGCGGGCGATCCAGCCGGCGGCGCTCACCAGCGTGAACAGCAGCACCCCGAACAGGCACAGCAGGTACATCCATTGCAGCGCGTGCGAGGCTGGCAGCCACCAGCCCACCAGCGCACCGACCAAGGCCAGCAGCAGCATCAGGATCAGCCAGCCGTCGGCCCATGGCATGCGGTAGCGGGTGTCGAGGAAGCTGCGCGTGAACGCGGCGCAGGCGGCCAGCGCCAGCAGTCCCCCGAACGCCTCTAAGTGCGGCGACAGCCCCGGCCAGAACAGAAACTGAAAGCCGAGCAGCCCGGCCTCTGCCAGCGCAGCGCTGGCGAGTCCGGCCAAGTACAAGGTGTAGTAGGCGTAGACCCGCTGCCGCAGCTTTAACAGCTGGGCAAAGGTGAACAGCGCCAGGCCGCCGAGCAGGCCGCCGAGGCTAAGCAACAGCGCGTCTTCGCGGCTGTAATGGGTGAGAAAGCTTTCGGCGGTGCTCAGCGACAGCGCGTAGTTGAACGCGCGATCCGGGCGCACACGCAGGTAGAACACCTGGGTGCTGTGCGGCGGCAGCTCCACCCGCCAGGTAGCGGTGCGAAAGGCCACATCGCCCCACGGCGGCTGGCGCAGATGGCCGCTTTCGCTGAGGCGGTAGTGATCACCCTCGGGGCGGTGGAAGTCGAGTTCGGCAAACCGGCCCGGCAGCAGGCTCAACAGCAGCGAGCGCGGCTGGGCGCCGGGATTGGACAGCGCTACGCGGATCCACCAAACGTCGTTGCTGAAACCAAGAAATTCGGAGTTGCGGGTGGCGGGGTGGAAGGCGGCATTGGGCAGTGCCCGCACCTGCTCCAAGGTCAGCGAGCCGCGCGGATCGCTGAGGTATTCGGAGTACATGGTGATAGTGGCATCGCTGATGTCTGCCGGCA is a window of Alcanivorax sp. REN37 DNA encoding:
- a CDS encoding anthranilate synthase component II — protein: MIRVLMIDNYDSFTYNLVQYFMELGAEVLVHRNDAISLAEIEALAPDRLVISPGPCTPNEAGISLAAIKQFAGQLPILGVCLGHQSIGQAFGGKVVRAGQVMHGKTSAIHHTGVGVFRNLPTPFTATRYHSLVVEQASLPDCLEVTAWTCHEDGSREEIMGLRHRELDIEGVQYHPESILSEHGHAQLRNFLER
- the trpD gene encoding anthranilate phosphoribosyltransferase, which encodes MDISRAIAQAVENIDLSREEMQAVMRQIMTGGATEAQIAGFLVALRMKSESVDEITGAVEVMRELVLPVAVDGLDYLVDIVGTGGDGANLFNCSSGSAFVAAAAGCRVAKHGNRKVSSKSGSADVLEAAGIELDLTPEQIARCVREVGVGFMFAPQHHTAMKHTANPRRDLGIRTLLNILGPMTNPAGVKRQVIGVFTHKLCRPMAEVLGRLGAEHVMVVHGADGLDEISLAGRTKVAEYKHGTLTEYEITPEDVGLESASLVGLDVADAASSLALIRDAFGKRKSRNAEKAADMMALNAGAAIYVAGVTGTLRDGVRMAEDLVHNGEAAERLRDVAKFTEFLKRSAS
- the trpC gene encoding indole-3-glycerol phosphate synthase TrpC, with translation MSVQQTGTVLDRILLRKQEEVAACRAARPLLQVQEAAVVANEQLPVRGFAAALSAKVAAGQPAVIAEIKKASPSKGVIRADFDPPLIAAQYEQGGAACLSVLTDRDFFQGEDAFLQQARAACSLPVLRKDFTIDAYQIWEARALGADCVLLIAAALSDELMASLYETAVAAGLDALIEVHTAEEMERALQLPAPLIGINNRDLHSFEVSLDVTLALQQQVPADRQLVTESGILNADDVARMRAAGIDRFLVGEAFMRAPQPGDALATLFR
- a CDS encoding DUF3565 domain-containing protein, whose protein sequence is MPSRITGFRQDEEGHWVVLLSCGHSQHVRHQPPFSERPWVLDAEQRAAKVGAVFDCGWCRQQK
- the crp gene encoding cAMP-activated global transcriptional regulator CRP — translated: MSDPSNKIIPNLENFLAHCHRRKYPAKSTIIYAGDESDALYFVLKGSVTVMIEDDDGREMIMAYLNEGDFFGEMGLFEAEPSRSAWVKAKTECEVAEISYSKFRQLAREDADILFTVSAQIAGRLRATTRKVGDLAFLDVTGRVAGTLLDLCKQPDAMTHPDGMQIKVTRQEIGRIVGCSREMVGRVLKNLEEQGLVSVKGKTMVVYGTR
- a CDS encoding OsmC family protein gives rise to the protein MRATIRWQGNVCFEAESGSGHRILVDGPPDHGGENRGPRPMETLLLGLGGCASFDVVHILRKSRQDITDCRCEIDAQRAEDEIPAVFTHIRLHFVVTGRNLKQNQVKRAVELSAEKYCSASIMFGRAGVQIEHSYEVVEAA
- a CDS encoding VOC family protein → MAARPTPLGGLRHVALFVRDLAACEHFYVELLGMAVEWRPDPDNVYLCSGCDNLALHTWEGESFPQPQRLDHIGFIIDRIEDVDAWFTFLKEQGVTMRKEPKTHRDGARSFYCLDPEGVLVQMIYHPPISGARFVGNV
- the speD gene encoding adenosylmethionine decarboxylase, whose amino-acid sequence is MNPKIRLHGFNNLTKSLSFNIFDISYAKTEQHRQEYIEYIDELYNAERLTEILTNVTKIIGANILNVARQDYDPQGASVTMLIAEHESPPSDPDFDEEAPGPLPDTIVAHLDKSHVTVHTYPESHPDNGISTFRVDVDVSTCGVISPLRALNYLIHSFDSDIVTVDYRVRGMTRDVDGQKHYIDHDITSIQNFLTEDTQNEYQMIDVNVYQENIFHTKMLLKDFDIDNYLFGAGADEFSAEELEEIKGRLHKEMLEIFYSRNLD
- a CDS encoding OsmC family protein, encoding MALQQFRASAQLQAGTRVDVSARQFSLAIDEPAELGGTDTGMNPVEALLGALGACQAIVARVYARQFKVQLDDFRVEVEGDLDLDGFFGKAPVRPGYGEIRYRFQISTPSPRANVDALIAHLERHCPVGDSLAQPVPLKLAGIDITETAAA
- the coq7 gene encoding 2-polyprenyl-3-methyl-6-methoxy-1,4-benzoquinone monooxygenase, with protein sequence MSESAGRRMSPLDHLLSSADNALRTLTPGAARSGRPSPAVHRQQASTPADNHQARHIAGLMRINHTGEVCAQALYQGQATTASLPHVRQAMEEAAREEEDHLAWCEERIRELGSRPSRLNPLFYGMSFSIGALAGLIGDRWSLGFVTETERQVVRHLDSHLAQLPQEDERSRAILSQMREDELRHAMTAKEAGGAELPGPVRRLMSTLSKVMTFSTYRL
- a CDS encoding hybrid sensor histidine kinase/response regulator is translated as MGPTSRSACPVWLRLCVALWALLWVQLAAAAPPPPYLVPADISDATITMYSEYLSDPRGSLTLEQVRALPNAAFHPATRNSEFLGFSNDVWWIRVALSNPGAQPRSLLLSLLPGRFAELDFHRPEGDHYRLSESGHLRQPPWGDVAFRTATWRVELPPHSTQVFYLRVRPDRAFNYALSLSTAESFLTHYSREDALLLSLGGLLGGLALFTFAQLLKLRQRVYAYYTLYLAGLASAALAEAGLLGFQFLFWPGLSPHLEAFGGLLALAACAAFTRSFLDTRYRMPWADGWLILMLLLALVGALVGWWLPASHALQWMYLLCLFGVLLFTLVSAAGWIARVPGAGLYLLARLPLLTAVLCMVLITFGVVPLELNAAMAVMIGGVFEALLFAVGLADKSRQDLRRHLLDEQAEALSKATWRARSDTLSRLSHEIRTPMSGILGMAEILQDTPLTPNQRDCVQAIETAGGSLLRMLNDVVEYARLEHGHTEVEQVHFDLQERVMEAVELFRERAAEKQVELIAHVHSNVALRVAGDPGRLKQILINVIGAGIRHAQPGELLLDISRAPTGQLDELRFELEGSALGVHEAPFAPLVSAQDDALQDSAALGLTIARQLVDILGGRCGLRHGRTGVALWFTLSLPAVEQPARAGADYRLLQDRSLLVVDDSSTVTRVIRQQALSWGMRVTACHDPREALASLRSQINLDDPYDLVLLDQNLPGMSGLQLAARILEDPQVHPSPRLLMLTGVNDSGSEITARSIGIHGVLLKPVSGAVLRETLAGLLGAASATQQPEAEQDSRLPDPGLRLLVAEDHQLSQKVIRGMLAKLGLDAHIVSNGREAVDAMQRGRYDMILMDCEMPDMDGFEAARALRSWEREQGRKPVPIIALTAHILREHRERSLGAGMNAHIAKPIELDVLRRTIVQFSPTEGSAAYAPDESGLS